Proteins encoded in a region of the Triplophysa rosa linkage group LG14, Trosa_1v2, whole genome shotgun sequence genome:
- the slc5a2 gene encoding sodium/glucose cotransporter 2, which translates to MKNATEKHVTVNNPADISVIICYFVVVIAVGIWSTFRTNRGTVGGYFLAGRTMVWWPVGTSLFASNIGSGHFVGLAGTAAASGIAVGGFEWNALFIVLLLGWVFVPVYLTAGVITMPQYIKKRFGGTRISLYLSVISLFLYIFTKISVDMFSGAVFIQQALGWNIYVAVIALLCITALYTVTGGLAALMYTDTVQTFVIIAGAFVLMGFSFYEVGGYSALLEKYSSALPSQTLSLEPLEYNISKQCYTPREDAFNLLRDPTTGDLPWPGVLFGIAIIGSWYWCSDQVIVQRCLAARSLTHVKAGCILCGYLKLLPMFLMVIPGMISRVLYPDEVGCVVPEVCKEVCGTEVGCSNIAYPKLVVSVMPTGLRGLMLAVMLAALMSSLASIFNSSSTLFTMDIWTRIRPQARDSELMVVGRVWILCIVGISICWIPVVQAAQSGQLFDYIQSVTSYLAPPIAAVFFLAIFVKRINESGAFWGLMGGLAIGLCRMIPEFAYGSGSCLFPSSCPKLICGVHYLYFAIILFFCTAILVLIISYCTPPIEDKHLHRLVFSLRHSKEERIDLDWEEEERGRNARREADEKKRAVTDDEQNEGGDRSIIRKIIGWFCGISDTQAPEPTEEEFAKASKQLPDISENPLWRNIVNANALIMMSVAVFCWGFYA; encoded by the exons atgaaaaacgctacagagaaaCATGTCACCGTCAACAATCCTGCTGACATCAGCGTGATCATCTGCTATTTTGTGGTGGTTATTGCCGTAGGAATATGG TCTACGTTTAGGACTAATCGTGGCACAGTGGGGGGGTACTTTCTTGCTGGTCGGACGATGGTGTGGTGGCCT GTGGGAACATCTCTTTTCGCCAGCAACATTGGCAGTGGCCATTTTGTTGGCCTTGCTGGTACAGCGGCAGCTAGTGGAATAGCCGTTGGGGGGTTTGAATGGAAT gcattgtttattgttttgctgTTGGGCTGGGTGTTCGTCCCTGTTTATTTAACCGCAGGG GTGATTACAATGCCCCAGTACATCAAGAAAAGATTCGGAGGGACTAGAATTAGTCTGTACCTCTCTGTCATTTCactttttctttacattttcacaaagaTTTCT GTGGATATGTTCTCAGGAGCGGTGTTTATACAACAGGCTCTTGGATGGAATATCTATGTTGCAGTAATTGCTTTACTCTGTATAACAGCACTCTATACTGtaacag GAGGGCTGGCAGCGCTCATGTATACAGATACAGTCCAGACCTTTGTTATCATTGCTGGAGCTTTCGTCCTCATGGGATTCT CCTTCTATGAAGTTGGAGGTTACAGTGCTTTACTTGAGAAGTACAGCTCAGCTTTACCATCTCAGACACTGTCCCTAGAACCTCTGGAATATAACATCTCCAAACAGTGTTACACTCCACGTGAGGATGCCTTTAATCTGCTCAGAGATCCCACGACTGGAGATCTGCCGTGGCCTGGTGTCTTATTTGGCATTGCAATTATTGGTAGCTGGTACTGGTGTTCAGATCAA GTGATTGTGCAGCGATGTTTGGCCGCCCGCAGTCTGACTCACGTCAAGGCTGGATGTATATTGTGTGGGTACCTGAAACTGCTCCCCATGTTTCTCATGGTGATTCCAGGCATGATCAGCAGAGTGCTTTACCCTG ATGAGGTGGGCTGTGTGGTACCAGAGGTCTGCAAGGAAGTGTGCGGTACAGAGGTTGGTTGCTCCAACATTGCCTACCCCAAACTTGTGGTTTCAGTTATGCCAACAG GTCTCCGAGGTTTAATGCTGGCAGTCATGTTAGCAGCACTCATGAGTTCTCTAGCATCTATCTTCAACAGCAGCAGCACCTTGTTTACCATGGACATTTGGACTCGGATCCGACCTCAGGCTAGAGATTCAGAACTCATGGTTGTCGGAAG GGTTTGGATACTCTGCATTGTTGGCATAAGCATTTGCTGGATCCCAGTGGTCCAGGCAGCCCAAAGTGGTCAACTGTTTGACTATATTCAATCGGTGACGAGCTACTTAGCACCACCGATTGCAGCAGTCTTCTTCCTTGCCATTTTTGTAAAGAGGATCAATGAGTCA GGGGCTTTCTGGGGCCTGATGGGAGGACTGGCTATCGGTCTCTGCCGCATGATACCCGAGTTTGCCTACGGTTCAGGAAGCTGTCTATTCCCCTCTAGCTGCCCGAAACTTATATGTGGAGTCCATTACCTTTATTTTGCCATCATCCTATTCTTCTGTACCGCTATCCTGGTGCTAATCATAAGCTACTGCACTCCACCTATAGAAGACAAACAC CTTCATCGCCTTGTGTTCAGCTTACGGCACTCTAAAGAAGAAAGGATCGATCTGGACTGGGAAGAGGAAGAACGGGGTAGGAATGCCAGAAGAGAGGCAGATGAAAAGAAAAGGGCAGTAACGGATGACGAACAAA ATGAAGGTGGTGATAGATCTATAATCAGGAAGATTATCGGTTGGTTTTGTGGCATAAGCGACACTCAGGCCCCAGAGCCCACAGAAGAGGAATTTGCCAAAGCATCAAAACAACTGCCTGACATAAGCGAAAACCCACTGTGGAGGAATATAGTCAATGCTAATGCTTTAATAATGATGTCTGTAGCTGTTTTTTGCTGGGGTTTCTATGCATG
- the si:dkey-260j18.2 gene encoding kelch-like protein diablo isoform X1 — protein MMNAGIGGTVTWRPQPWQDADRGGGEPLSDSDSEEEDFPDDHTTPLGDYITQGLKQLLDAQQLCDVTLLVEGKKLMCHRVLLAAVSPYFRAMFTSPLVESRLTEIRLEEVTPSIMETVIQFVYTGHADLSLDTAEDLFVAANRLQVMPLQDLCSRFLFEHLSVENCLGMYSLARSHHDQLLLRASLRLVGQHFPRVARQRDFLLLDPGTLGSLLESDRLGVEAEMEVYNAARRWAEYQPADRYAHMPSLLRHLRPGLLGPDASNRLNKELGPLASTECMGGPLKPREGMFEKKIVCVDLRPREHESLQNRDFTVDCFDPPTGKWKKLAAIGSLLCPGCTAVGGRLYVAGGILRSGQVSASLHEYDVVLNRWITRPVLTEPRAMLGLLGCKGFLYALGGCNRSAFLDTCERFDLNALTWESGPRLPLPLRSFACASLRCRLYLLGGTTLEHSRAVVHSGVLIYDTVTKNWSRVALDSGATCLAGGVAVRGGVCAVGGYLRDAAMFMDGNYTQAEPLDATGRVLFFREGRGSVPEQEVVVAVDREAGDRAPSPVVFPGLPRRIAAGGVARWKRRIYVLGGENGSRFYDSIYCWKPGWRSWVQRREKLPVDTGGVSQFGCTTLKFPKKQILARLRAAQQRRGREKRPTRSCRVLRIDKVSQDI, from the exons ATG ATGAATGCAGGCATAGGTGGTACGGTTACCTGGCGACCGCAGCCATGGCAGGATGCTGATAGAGGAGGTGGAGAACCTCTCTCAGATAGTGACTCAGAAGAGGAGGATTTTCCAGATGATCACACTACACCATTGGGGGACTATATAACTCAGG GCTTAAAGCAGCTGCTTGATGCTCAACAGCTGTGTGATGTCACTCTTTTGGTGGAGGGAAAGAAGTTAATGTGTCACAG AGTCCTTCTAGCAGCGGTCAGTCCATATTTCCGCGCCATGTTCACCAGCCCTCTTGTAGAGTCCCGTCTCACTGAGATCCGCCTGGAAGAAGTGACACCCTCCATTATGGAGACAGTCATCCAATTTGTATATACAGGACATGCAGATCTTAGTCTGGACACAGCTGAGGATTTGTTCGTGGCAGCCAATCGTCTTCAAGTGATGCCCTTGCAGGACCTTTGCTCTAG ATTCCTTTTTGAACACCTCTCTGTGGAGAATTGCCTGGGTATGTACTCGCTGGCTCGTTCCCATCATGACCAGCTCCTTCTCCGGGCGTCTTTGAGACTAGTGGGTCAGCACTTCCCTCGAGTGGCTCGGCAGCGGGACTTCCTCCTTTTGGATCCAGGAACTCTAGGCAGTTTGTTAGAGTCGGATCGGTTGGGTGTGGAGGCTGAGATGGAAGTGTACAACGCGGCGAGACGCTGGGCGGAGTACCAACCTGCCGATCGTTACGCTCACATGCCCAGTCTGCTACGGCATTTACGCCCTGGTCTTCTGGGCCCCGATGCAAGCAACCGTCTGAATAAAGAACTCGGACCGCTGGCCAGCACGGAGTGCATGGGAGGCCCGCTAAAACCACGAGAAGGCATGTTCGAGAAGAAAATAGTCTGCGTGGATCTAAGGCCGAGAGAGCATGAGTCTTTACAAAACCGGGACTTCACGGTGGATTGCTTTGACCCGCCTACCGGGAAGTGGAAGAAGCTTGCAGCCATAGGCTCGTTGCTCTGCCCCGGCTGCACCGCTGTTGGAGGTCGACTCTATGTGGCGGGTGGCATTCTGAGGAGCGGCCAAGTGTCAGCTTCACTTCATGAGTACGATGTAGTTTTGAACCGCTGGATTACACGGCCAGTGTTGACTGAACCGCGGGCTATGTTAGGGCTGCTTGGATGCAAAGGCTTCTTGTACGCTTTGGGTGGCTGTAACCGATCTGCGTTTCTAGACACCTGTGAAAGATTTGACCTTAACGCACTGACCTGGGAATCAGGACCACGTTTGCCGTTGCCGTTACGTTCTTTCGCTTGTGCCTCCCTCCGTTGTCGCCTTTACCTGCTTGGAGGTACCACACTGGAGCACAGTAGGGCTGTGGTGCATTCTGGCGTGCTTATATACGACACCGTTACAAAGAACTGGAGCCGCGTTGCTCTAGACTCTGGCGCCACCTGTCTGGCTGGAGGAGTAGCTGTACGTGGAGGTGTCTGCGCTGTTGGTGGTTACCTGCGTGATGCCGCTATGTTCATGGATGGCAACTACACCCAGGCCGAACCACTGGACGCAACAGGACGAGTGCTGTTCTTCCGAGAAGGAAGGGGATCGGTACCAGAGCAGGAGGTGGTGGTTGCAGTAGACAGAGAGGCTGGCGATCGCGCTCCTAGTCCCGTGGTTTTTCCAGGACTCCCAAGACGCATCGCCGCTGGAGGTGTGGCCAGGTGGAAGCGTAGGATTTACGTGTTGGGTGGTGAGAACGGATCGAGGTTTTATGATAGCATATACTGCTGGAAACCTGGCTGGCGTAGCTGGGTGCAGAGACGGGAGAAGTTACCGGTAGATACGGGCGGAGTTAGTCAGTTCGGATGCACTACTTTGAAGTTCCCCAAAAAACAGATCCTAGCGCGGCTTAGGGCTGCGCAGCAGAGACGGGGGAGAGAGAAAAGGCCGACCCGCTCGTGCAGGGTCTTGAGGATTGATAAAGTGAGTCAGGATATTTGA
- the si:dkey-260j18.2 gene encoding kelch-like protein diablo isoform X2 — protein MNAGIGGTVTWRPQPWQDADRGGGEPLSDSDSEEEDFPDDHTTPLGDYITQGLKQLLDAQQLCDVTLLVEGKKLMCHRVLLAAVSPYFRAMFTSPLVESRLTEIRLEEVTPSIMETVIQFVYTGHADLSLDTAEDLFVAANRLQVMPLQDLCSRFLFEHLSVENCLGMYSLARSHHDQLLLRASLRLVGQHFPRVARQRDFLLLDPGTLGSLLESDRLGVEAEMEVYNAARRWAEYQPADRYAHMPSLLRHLRPGLLGPDASNRLNKELGPLASTECMGGPLKPREGMFEKKIVCVDLRPREHESLQNRDFTVDCFDPPTGKWKKLAAIGSLLCPGCTAVGGRLYVAGGILRSGQVSASLHEYDVVLNRWITRPVLTEPRAMLGLLGCKGFLYALGGCNRSAFLDTCERFDLNALTWESGPRLPLPLRSFACASLRCRLYLLGGTTLEHSRAVVHSGVLIYDTVTKNWSRVALDSGATCLAGGVAVRGGVCAVGGYLRDAAMFMDGNYTQAEPLDATGRVLFFREGRGSVPEQEVVVAVDREAGDRAPSPVVFPGLPRRIAAGGVARWKRRIYVLGGENGSRFYDSIYCWKPGWRSWVQRREKLPVDTGGVSQFGCTTLKFPKKQILARLRAAQQRRGREKRPTRSCRVLRIDKVSQDI, from the exons ATGAATGCAGGCATAGGTGGTACGGTTACCTGGCGACCGCAGCCATGGCAGGATGCTGATAGAGGAGGTGGAGAACCTCTCTCAGATAGTGACTCAGAAGAGGAGGATTTTCCAGATGATCACACTACACCATTGGGGGACTATATAACTCAGG GCTTAAAGCAGCTGCTTGATGCTCAACAGCTGTGTGATGTCACTCTTTTGGTGGAGGGAAAGAAGTTAATGTGTCACAG AGTCCTTCTAGCAGCGGTCAGTCCATATTTCCGCGCCATGTTCACCAGCCCTCTTGTAGAGTCCCGTCTCACTGAGATCCGCCTGGAAGAAGTGACACCCTCCATTATGGAGACAGTCATCCAATTTGTATATACAGGACATGCAGATCTTAGTCTGGACACAGCTGAGGATTTGTTCGTGGCAGCCAATCGTCTTCAAGTGATGCCCTTGCAGGACCTTTGCTCTAG ATTCCTTTTTGAACACCTCTCTGTGGAGAATTGCCTGGGTATGTACTCGCTGGCTCGTTCCCATCATGACCAGCTCCTTCTCCGGGCGTCTTTGAGACTAGTGGGTCAGCACTTCCCTCGAGTGGCTCGGCAGCGGGACTTCCTCCTTTTGGATCCAGGAACTCTAGGCAGTTTGTTAGAGTCGGATCGGTTGGGTGTGGAGGCTGAGATGGAAGTGTACAACGCGGCGAGACGCTGGGCGGAGTACCAACCTGCCGATCGTTACGCTCACATGCCCAGTCTGCTACGGCATTTACGCCCTGGTCTTCTGGGCCCCGATGCAAGCAACCGTCTGAATAAAGAACTCGGACCGCTGGCCAGCACGGAGTGCATGGGAGGCCCGCTAAAACCACGAGAAGGCATGTTCGAGAAGAAAATAGTCTGCGTGGATCTAAGGCCGAGAGAGCATGAGTCTTTACAAAACCGGGACTTCACGGTGGATTGCTTTGACCCGCCTACCGGGAAGTGGAAGAAGCTTGCAGCCATAGGCTCGTTGCTCTGCCCCGGCTGCACCGCTGTTGGAGGTCGACTCTATGTGGCGGGTGGCATTCTGAGGAGCGGCCAAGTGTCAGCTTCACTTCATGAGTACGATGTAGTTTTGAACCGCTGGATTACACGGCCAGTGTTGACTGAACCGCGGGCTATGTTAGGGCTGCTTGGATGCAAAGGCTTCTTGTACGCTTTGGGTGGCTGTAACCGATCTGCGTTTCTAGACACCTGTGAAAGATTTGACCTTAACGCACTGACCTGGGAATCAGGACCACGTTTGCCGTTGCCGTTACGTTCTTTCGCTTGTGCCTCCCTCCGTTGTCGCCTTTACCTGCTTGGAGGTACCACACTGGAGCACAGTAGGGCTGTGGTGCATTCTGGCGTGCTTATATACGACACCGTTACAAAGAACTGGAGCCGCGTTGCTCTAGACTCTGGCGCCACCTGTCTGGCTGGAGGAGTAGCTGTACGTGGAGGTGTCTGCGCTGTTGGTGGTTACCTGCGTGATGCCGCTATGTTCATGGATGGCAACTACACCCAGGCCGAACCACTGGACGCAACAGGACGAGTGCTGTTCTTCCGAGAAGGAAGGGGATCGGTACCAGAGCAGGAGGTGGTGGTTGCAGTAGACAGAGAGGCTGGCGATCGCGCTCCTAGTCCCGTGGTTTTTCCAGGACTCCCAAGACGCATCGCCGCTGGAGGTGTGGCCAGGTGGAAGCGTAGGATTTACGTGTTGGGTGGTGAGAACGGATCGAGGTTTTATGATAGCATATACTGCTGGAAACCTGGCTGGCGTAGCTGGGTGCAGAGACGGGAGAAGTTACCGGTAGATACGGGCGGAGTTAGTCAGTTCGGATGCACTACTTTGAAGTTCCCCAAAAAACAGATCCTAGCGCGGCTTAGGGCTGCGCAGCAGAGACGGGGGAGAGAGAAAAGGCCGACCCGCTCGTGCAGGGTCTTGAGGATTGATAAAGTGAGTCAGGATATTTGA